The Parafrankia discariae genomic sequence GCGCTCTCGGCCTGACCCCCGAGGACACACCCGTCGTGATCTGGCGGGATGGAAAAGTCCTGCGCAACCCGAGCAACGCGAGACTGGCGCAGGCGATCGGGCTGACGACCCCGCGCCCGGACGGTGGCGTTCGGGATCTGCTCGTGATCGGAGCCGGACCAGCCGGGCTCGCCGCTGCCGTCTACGGTGCCGCGGACGGCCTGACCACCACCGCGTTCGACGCGACCGCCACCGGAGGCCAGGCGGCAACGTCCTCCCGGATCGAGAACTACCTCGGCTTTCCCGCCGGGATCTCGGGGGCGGAACTCGCCGAGCGGGCCGCCATCCAGGCCCGCCGGTTCGGTGCTGAGATCAACCTGCCGGCCGAGGCCGTGTCGCTGGTACCGGACGGCGAGCTGCAGGCCGCGTCGCTGAATCTCGACGGCCAGCAGGTTGAGATCGTCAGCAGGACCGTCGTCGTCGCCACCGGCGCCCGCTACCGCGAACTGGACGTGCCCGGTATCAGCGAGTTCGCGGCAGCCAGCGTGTGCTACGCGGCCACCTTCATGGAAGCCCGACAGTGCGCCCGTCATCCCGTCGCCGTCGTGGGCGGCGGCAACTCGGCCGGGCAGGCCGCCGTGTTTCTCGCGGAGGTTGCGCCGCGCGTATACCTGCTGGCCCGCGAACACGATCTCCGCCAGAAGATGTCGAGGTACCTGGTGGACCGGATCAGCCGTCATCCGCGGATCGTCGTCCGCACCCATACCCGCCTACAGCGCGCCGAGGGAAACGGCGGCCTGGAAGCGCTCGTCACTGAGGACCTCCACTCCGGCGAACAGGAGTCGATACCCGTCCACATGCTCTTCGTCTTCATCGGCGCACGGCCCCACACCGACTGGCTGGGCGACATTGTCGCGCTGGACGCCGACGGATTCGTCCTGACCGGAACCGACGCCGTCTCGGCCCCCCGGGGCGACCGCTCGCGACGTCCGGGCCGCCCGCCACACCGTCTGGAAACCAGCCGACCGGGGGTGTTCGCCGCCGGAGACGTCCGTCACGGCGCCACCCGAAGGGTCGGCTCCGCCGTCGGCGACGGCGCCGCCGCCGTTCAGATGCTTCACGACCACCTGCAGCGGACCGGAAGCGCGGCGCGCTGATGACAGGTCTCTAGACGGATGCCGGGAGGGTGTGTCGCAGTAGGGCACCGACCCCGCCGGTCGGCGACTCCGGTCGATCGGCCGGGACGGTGTGCACCGCGGCGGCGGTCCCCAGGGCGGCCCTGACCAGCGCGTCCACCTGCCCCACCCGGACCGGGCTCGTCACCTCGGCCAGGTCCGCGGGATCCACGGCGATGTCGTTGACCTCCGGCCCTATCCACGCGACCTCCGGCCCTGTCCACGCCGGTTCGCCCGCGGGAACCCCTTCGGCCAGCAGCGGGTGGCTCACCCGTGCCCGGCGCAGGGCCTCGACCGTCGCATCCAGGCCGTCCGCGGCGTCCAAGGCGACCGGACCCGACAGTCCCGCCTCGCCCGCCGCCTGCCCGGAACCAGCCGAACCCGCCGAATCTGGCACGGCTTCGGCATCCGGAGACGCCGCGCGGAACGCCGGCGCGGTCCCGGCCGCTGGTTCACGGCCGAGGCGACCACTTCTGATGCCCCGCGCCGGGCCGGAAAACCACCGACGCGCGCCGCCGGCCGCCTGTCAGCCTCCTCCTCCTCTGAGCCAGCGCACGGTCCAAGCCAGCGCACGGTCCAAGCCAGCGCACGGTCCAAGCCAGCGCACGCCTGGGAACTCCGCCCGGGATCCTGTGCCCACATCGGTTGGGTCCACAGAAGCCGGGCAGCCTCTACCGCGAGCACGCCGGCCGAGGCAACGCCCCAGGATCTCCCGTGGCGGCCAACAGACGACCATCACCGCCGGCTCTCCGCCGCCGAGGGCGGCCCGGCCTGACGCCCGGTCCGGCCTGACGCCCGGTCCGGCCGGCGCCGCGTCGACCCCACCTGGTTCGGTGCTTAGGAGGTCACCTCATGAGACGCACCCGAAACACATGGAAGGCCGGTACTCGGGAGGCCCGCGCCGAGGCAACCCGCCAGGACCGTGTGGCGAAAGCGTTGGGGTTGTTCAGCCTCGGCCTCGGCGCGGCCGAGATCGGTGCGCCCACGGCAGTGGTCCGGGTTACCGGCACCGAGAACACGGCGGCGAGCAGGGCGGTGTCGAGGGCCCTGGGCACACGCGAGATCGCCAGCGGTGTCTGCGTGCTGGGCAGCAGGCGCCCGGGGCGCTGGCTGTGGGGACGGGTCGCGGGCGACGCGATCGACCTGTCCGTCCTGGTGATCGCCGTCCTGCGGCATCGCGACGACCTGC encodes the following:
- a CDS encoding FAD-dependent oxidoreductase, with the protein product MTITDTAGVTESPDSYGAYPRLSTAQIETLATRGDRQDAAPGEVLIREGEPSDRFVVILRGSVQVITGYGSDEPQRLLVHGTGRFLGELGLLAGQPSFYTAVAGEGTEILIVPVEQLAELLQCDARLGDLIVRAFFIRREILIGLDAGFRIIGSRYSPDTRRLREFAARNRLPHRYVDLEEDTDAEEALRALGLTPEDTPVVIWRDGKVLRNPSNARLAQAIGLTTPRPDGGVRDLLVIGAGPAGLAAAVYGAADGLTTTAFDATATGGQAATSSRIENYLGFPAGISGAELAERAAIQARRFGAEINLPAEAVSLVPDGELQAASLNLDGQQVEIVSRTVVVATGARYRELDVPGISEFAAASVCYAATFMEARQCARHPVAVVGGGNSAGQAAVFLAEVAPRVYLLAREHDLRQKMSRYLVDRISRHPRIVVRTHTRLQRAEGNGGLEALVTEDLHSGEQESIPVHMLFVFIGARPHTDWLGDIVALDADGFVLTGTDAVSAPRGDRSRRPGRPPHRLETSRPGVFAAGDVRHGATRRVGSAVGDGAAAVQMLHDHLQRTGSAAR